From Micromonospora carbonacea:
CCGCTCCGGAAACAGCAGGGCGATCACCAGGAACACGCCCAGGCCGATCGCCAGCACCAGGCCGACGGCGTTGACGGCGTTCACAGCTTCTCCACGCCCCTCACCAGGAGGGCGAGCGCCGCGAACAGCGCCACCGTCACCAGCACGTACCCCAGGTCGGACACGGTCGTTTCCTCCTACCGGACGCGGTCGCCGCGACCGGGCCGGCCGCGCCGGGCCATCACATCCCGCCGCGCGGCGCGCGGACAGGGGCCATAACGCGACCGTGACGGCGACGGGCCGTTTCTTGACGCCGTTTTCACGCGGACCGATCGCGGCCGTGAGCGCGGTCACCCCGCCGGGCCGGAGCCGTCGCGCCGGGGCGGCCCGGCGGGCAGGTGGCCAGGGTGACCGCCCGGTCGCGCAGCGCCACCGGGGGTACGCCGGCCGCAGGAAGAGGCGCTCCGGAGGCACTTCCCGGTAACCCGGCTATTGACCGGTTTTCATCGGCCGGCAATACTCCCCCGTGTTAGCGCTCACATCCAGGTCCGTCCGGCCGGCCGGGGCGCGGCGCGTCGGGCCCCGGCCCCGGCGCGCCCGGGGCGGTGCCGATGTCCAGGAGGCACACATGTTCCGACCGCACCCACTGCTCGGCCTCGCGGCGGCCGCGCTGGTGGCCACCACCGTCGCCACCGCCGCGCCCGGCCTGGCCAGGACGCCGGCCCCGCAGCCCGAATACACCATCACCGTCGACCCGGCCGCCGCCGGCACCCCGATCAGCCACTCCCTGTACGGGGTGTTCTTCGAGGACATCAACTTCGCCGCCGACGGCGGGCTCTACGCCGAGCTGGTCCGCAACCGCTCCTTCGAGTTCGGCCCGGCCGACAACCCGTCCTACAGCCCGCTGACCGGCTGGACACCCACCGCCGACGCCGGCGGCGTCGGCGTCGCGTCCACGGCGGACGACGCCGCCCGGCTGCACGAGCGCAACCGCACCTACCTGCGCCTCGACCTCGACAACCCCGGCGGCGGCCGGTACGGCGTGACGAACGCCGGCTTCACCACCGGGATCGCGCTGCGCGCCGGCGGCGCGTACGACTTCTCGGTCTGGGCCCGCACCGACGCCGCCGCCGGGACCCCCCTGACCGTCACCCTGCACGACGCCGCCGGCCAGCCGCTCGCCGTGCCCCTGACCCGCGCCGTGCGCGGCGACCGCTGGACGAAGTACACCGGAACGCTGAAGGCGACCCGCAGCACCGACGCGGGCCGACTGTCCGTGCGCGCGGGCGGCACCGGCGTCCTGCGGCTGGACATGGTCTCGCTGTTCCCCCGCGACACCTTCCGCAAGCGCCCCAACGGCCTGCGCCGCGACCTCGCCGAGAAGATCGCGGCGCTGAAGCCCGGCTTCGTCCGCTTCCCCGGCGGCTGCCTGGTCAACACCGGCAGCATGTACGGCTACGACGCCGCCTCGAACTGGCCCCGGGCCCGCTCCTACCAGTGGAAGGACACCGTCGGCCCGGTCGAGACCCGTGCCACCAACGCCAACTTCTGGGGCTACAACCAGTCCTACGGCCTGGGCTACTACGAGTACTTCCAGTTCGCCGAGGACATCGGCGCGATGCCGCTGCCCGTCGTGCCCGCCCTGGTCACCGGCTGCGGCCAGAACCAGGCCACCGCCGACGAGGCCCTGCTGCAACGCCACATCGCCGACACCCTCGACCTGATCGAGTTCGCCAACGGGCCGGCCAGCTCCACCTGGGGCCGCCTGCGCGCCTCGATGGGGCACCCCCGGCCGTTCGGCCTGACCCACCTCGCCGTCGGCAACGAGGAGAACCTGCCCGACGCCTACTTCGCCAACTTCCAGAGGTTCCGCGCCGCGATCGAGGCGGCGCACCCGGGGATCACCGTCATCGGCAACTCCGGCCCCGACGACGCCGGCGCGACCTTCGACCGGCTCTGGCAGCTCAACCGCGACGCCGGCGTCGACATGGTCGACGAGCACTACTACAACAGCCCGGCGTGGTTCCTGCAGAACACCACCCGCTACGACTCCTACGACCGCGCCGGCCCGAAGGTCTTCCTCGGCGAGTACGCCTCACAGGGCAACAAGCTGGCCAACTCGCTGGCCGAGGCGGCGTACCTGACCGGCCTGGAGCGCAACGCCGACGTGGTGCGGATGGCCTCGTACGCGCCGCTGCTGGCCAACGTGGACAACGTCCAGTGGCGCCCGGACCTGATCTGGTTCGACAACGACGAGTCGTGGGGCTCCACCAGCTACCAGGTGCAGAAGCTGTTCATGAACAACGTCGGCGACCGGACCGTGCCGAGCCGGGTCACCGGCCCGTCCACCGCGCCGACGCCGATCACCGGCGGGATCGGCCTGTCGACCTGGGCCACCTCGGCGACGTACGACGACGTGCGGGTGACCACCCCCGACGGCACGGTGCTGTTCGCCGACGACTTCTCCGCCGGGGCCGACGCCTGGACGCCGCTGGCGAACCGGGGCTCCTGGTCGGTGGTCGACGGCGCGTACACCCAGTCGGACACCGGCGCGCAGGACACGCTGGTCAGGGCCGCCGACGTCACGGCCAGCGACTACGACCTGACGCTCAAGGCCCGCAAGAACGCCGGCGCGGAGGGCTTCCTCGTCGCGTTCGGGGTGCAGGACTCCGGCAACTTCTACTGGTGGAACCTCGGCGGCTGGAACAACACCCAGGGCGCGGTGGAGAAGGCCACCAACGGGGCCAAGGAGACCCTGCTCGCCAAGCCGAACCGGATCACCACCGGCGCCACCTACGACGTCAAGGTGCAGGTGCGCGGCACCAGGGTCACCCTGTTCCTCGACGGCCAGGAGTGGGCCAGCTTCACCGACGACCGGGTGACCCGCACGTTCACCCAGGTCGTCACCCGCGACGACGCCACCGGCGAGCTGATCGTCAAGGTGGTCAACGCCCAGGACCGGCCCGCCGTGACCCGGGTGGACCTGGGCGGGCTGCGGGTGCGCGACCGGGCCCGGATGACCGTGATCACCGGCGACCCGGGCGAGCAGAACACCCGCTCGGCCGAGCCGATCCAGCCGGCCACCCGGACCGTCGGCGGCATCGCCGGCACCTTCACCCGCACCTTCGCGCCCAACTCCGTCACCTTCCTGCGCATCCGGACCAAGTGAGGTAGCCACGATGACGTACCCGATGAGCCGACGTGTCCTGCTGCGCGGCGGGCTGGGGGTGGCGGCGACCGGCATGGTCGCCGGGCTGTCCTCCGCGGCCACCGCCGGCCCCCGGCCCGGCGTGGCCCGCACCGACGCCGAGGTCTACGGCGTCACCACCGTCGACCCACTGATCACCCAGCGCGCCGACCCGTTCATCACCCGGCCGGTCGCCGGGACGTACTACTTCACCGGCTCCGTGCCGGAGTACGACCGGATCGTCGTGCGGGGCGCGTCCACCATCGCCGGTCTGGCCACCGCGGCCGAGTCCGTGATCTGGCGGCGGCCCGCCAGCGGGAAGATGGCCGGGCACATCTGGGCGCCGGAGCTGCACCGCATCGACGGGCGGTGGTACGTCTACTTCGCCGCCGGGGACTCCGACAACGTGTTCCGCATCCGGATGTACGTGCTGGAGTCGGGGCTGGCCGACCCGCGCGACCCCGCCGGGTGGACGCTGCGCGGCCAGATCGCCACGGAGTGGGACGACTTCTCCCTCGACGCGACCACCTTCGCGCACGCCGGGCGGCGCTACCTGGTGTGGGCGCAGGCCGAGCCAGAGATCGCGGTCAACACCAGCCTGTACATCGCCGAGATGAACACGCCGTGGTCCATCCGCACCAAGCCGGTGCGCATCGCCACCCCGACGCGGGCGTGGGAGACGCAGGGCTTCGCGGTCAACGAGGGCCCGGCGGTGCTGGTGCGCAACGGGCGGGTGTTCCTGACCTTCTCCGCCAGCGCCACGGACGCCCGCTACTGCATGGGCCTGCTGACCGCCGACGCGGGCGCGAACCTGCTGGACAACCGGTCGTGGGTGAAGACCCCCGACCCGGTCTTCGCCACCTGGGAGCAGACCCGGCGGTACGGCCCGGGGCACAACTCGTTCACCGTCGCCGAGGACGGGGTGACCGACGTGCTCGTCTACCACGCCCGCGACTACCGCGACATCACCGGCGACCCGCTCTACGACCCCAACCGGCACACGCGCGTGCAGCGGCTGTACTGGCACGGCGACGGCTCGCCGCTGTTCGGGGTGCCCGTGGGCGAGGGCGGCCCGATCGTGCGCCTGTCCCCCGCCGACGCCCGCGGCGCGTTCGTGCGGCACTGGGAGTACGTGCTGCGGGTCGACTCCGGCGTGCGCGAGCTGGCCGACACCCAGTTCCGGTTCGTGCCGGGGCTGGCCGGCGCGGGCACCGAGTCGCTGCGGTCGGTCAACTTCCCCGACCGGCACGTCCGGGTCGTCGACGGGACCGTCCAGATCGTCCCGGTGGTGGCCGGCAGCCCCGAGGCGACCTCGGCGAGCTTCCGCCGGGTGCCCCGCGACGGTGGCGGGATCTCCCTCCAGCTCGCCGGCGACGCCACCGCGTACCTGCGGCACGACCGGGGCCGGCTGATCGTCGGGCCGGCGGCCGGGAACCGGACGACCTTCCTGCTGAGCTGACCCGCGCGTGGCGGTGGCCCGGCCGGGCCACCGCCACGACGCGCCACTGGTCGACGTACCCGAATGGGTGGGGCCGGCCGGTGTGAGCGCGCACATCGCGGCTTCCCGGCCGCCGCGCCCACCGGTCAGGTCGCGATGTCCGGGTACGGCAGGTCGAAGTGGGCCAGCCGGGCGGCGTACGCCTTCTGGTACTCCAGCGGCTCGGTGTTGTCCCGCTCGAACATGGCGATGAACAGCGTCAGGGTGAGGAACGGGTGGGCGCCCAGCCGGAACAGCGCGACGTGGTCGTGGGCGATCAGGGCGGCCCGCTCGGCCGGGGTGAACCGCAGCCAGGTGCTGGCCTCGCCGGTGTGGCAGTTGAGCACGGCGTTGGCCCGCTCGGCCTCCCACCACCGCACCAGGGCCTCCGGGTCGGCCCGGTAGCGCTCCACCAGCTCCGGGTCCCGGTCGACGGTGTAGAGGAACTTGTCCACCAGGTACCTGCTCATGCCGGCGCTCCGTTCGGGTACCAGGTGAAGTAGGCCTCCATCGTGTGGAACAGGTCGAGGGTGTCGACGTGGTCGGCCTTCGCGCCCGCGCCCGCGACGCCCATCATGAGCATGAAGTCCATGAAGCCGTGGGTGGCGTTGCCGGGGGCGTGCAGGCTGTCGAGGGTCACCTCCGACAGGCAGCCGTCGAGGTCGCCGTTGGCGATCCACTCCACGGCCCGGCGGTCGAACTCGGGGTCGGGGCCGTGCGGGCCGAACTGGCGGGGCCCGCCGAGCTCCAGCGACAGGTGGCCGGTGCCGATGATCGCCACCCGCAGGTGCGACGGCCACGACTCGACGATCTCGCGGATGGCCTGGCCGAGCTGGACGAAGCGCTTCGGCTGCGGCAGCGGCGGGGCGAAGATGTTGGTGTAGATCGGCACGATCGGCAGGTCGGCCTCGGGGCGCAGCGTGACGATCGGGCAGGTGATGCTGTGGTCGATGCGCAGCTCGTTGCTGAACGCCAGGTCGAAGCCGGCGTCCAGGCCGGCGCGCAGGATGTGCCCGGACAGGTCCTCCTGGCCGGTGAGCAGCATCCGCGGCAGCCCGAACTCGCGTTCCTCGTTGTACCAGTTCGCGTCGTAGAACGGGGCCTTGCCGACGAGGAACTGCGGCATGTTGTCGAGCCAGAGCTGGTGGAAGTGGTCGGAGCCGACCATCACCAGCACGTCCGGCCTCGCCCTGGTCAGGGTCTCCCGGAAGGCGAGGATCTTGCTGACCCACTCGTCGGCGAAGGGGGGACGGTCCGCGCCGGTGGCGGTGCTGGCCCGGTAGTAGAACGGGTGGTGGGTGGAGGCGATCACCGCGACGACGGTGGCCATGGCGGCTCCTTGACGGTCAGCTCTCGGGTGGTTGGTAGACGGCGTTGCGGTCGACGGCGAGGTAGACGTCCATGCCGATCGGGTCGCGGCGCTCCTCGGCCAGGTGGCCGAGCAGCCCGGCGGCGCGGGCGAGCAGGGCGAAGCCGCGCAGCAGCTCGACGGGCAGGCCCAGGTCGGCCAGCGCCGCGCCGCACACGCCGGCCCCGTTGAGCGGCAGGGTGCGCCCCAGCACCTGCGGGTGGACCCGGCCGATGGCCTCGAACAGGCGCAGGTGCGGCCCGCGCAGGCCCTCCTCCTCGGCGATGCGGATCAGCACCGGCGTGCGCGGGTCCCGCTCCTTGTGCACCGGGTGGCCCAGCCCGGGGACGAGGCGCCTGTCGGCGCGGGCGCGGCGCACCGCGTCGAGGGCGATGGCGTCCCAGTCGCCGGGCCCGGCGGCGGTCGCCGCGGCGTCGTCGGCGGCGGAGAGGGTGTCGGCGAGGAAACGCCCGCAGTCCTCGGTGACGCCGAGGAAGCGGGAGCCGCCGCCGAGCAGGCCGGCGGCGAGCGCGCCCTGGAGGGACTCCGGCGCGCTGAGGTACGTCAGCCGGGCGGCGATCGCGGTCGGGGTGAAGCCGTGGTCGGCGAGCGCCACCAGCACGGCCTCGAACACGCGCACCTCGCCCGGGGTGGGACGGCGGCCGGCGACCAGCCAGTAGGCCAGCTCGCCGAACCCGACCGAGCCCATCAGGTCGGCGGCGAGGTCGTGGCCGAGCAGCCGGATCGTGGTCGGGTCGGAGGTGCCGAGGGAGGTGGGGAAGCTCAGCTGGTCAGCCATGCGCGGATCTCCTCGCCGTGCTCGTCGAGACCCGGCGGCGGCAGCTCGTACCGGGCCGGGGTGTCGGAGAAGGTGATCGGGTTGCGGACGCCGGGCACGTCGCCGACGGTGACCACGGGGTCGAGGCCGAGCTCCTCGGCCAGGGCGACCCCGCCGTCGATGGTGTTGATGGGGGCGCAGGGCACCCCGGCGGCGAGCAGGTCGCGGAACCACTCGTCCTTGGTGCGCCGGGCCAGCCGCTCGACGAGGATCGGGCGCAGGGCCTCGCGGTGGGCGGTGCGGTCCTGGTTGCGGCCGAAGCGGGGGTCGTCGGGCAGGTCGGGCAGGTCGAGCACCTGGCACAGCTTGCGGAACTGCCCGTCGTTGCCGGCGATGACGATGAGCTCGCCGTCGGCGGTGGGCAGCGGCTCGTAGGGGAACAGGCTCGGGTGGGCGTTGCCCATCCGGAACGGCACGGTGCCGCCCGCGACGTACCCGCTGCTGTGGTTGACCAGGCCGGACAGGGCCGAGGAGAGCAGGTTGACCTCGACGTGCTGGCCGGTGCCGGTGCGGGCGCGGTGGTGCAGGGCGGCGAGGATGCCGATGCTGGCGTGCAGGCCGGCCATCACGTCGAACACGGAGATCCCGGCCCGGTAGGGCGGGCCGTCGGGATCACCGGTGAGGCTCATCAGGCCGGAGATCGCCTGGACCATCAGGTCGTAGCCGGGGTAGTTCGCGCCCGCGCCGGTGCCGAAGCCGCTGATGGAGGCGTAGACGACGCGGGAGTTGCCGGCGGCGACGGTGTCGTAGTCCAGGGCGAAGCGGGTCAGGCCGCCGGGCCGGAAGTTCTCGATCATGACGTCGGCGCGGGCGGCGAGCCGCCGGGCGACGTCGAGGTCGGCGGGGTCCTTCAGGTCCAGGGCGATCGAGCGCTTGTTGCGGTTGATGCCGAGGTAGTAGGTGGAGACCTCGTCGCGCACCGGCGGCATCCAGGTGCGGGTGTCGTCGCCGGCCGGGCCCTCCACCTTGATCACCTGCGCGCCGAGGTCGGCCAGCAGCATCGTCGCGTAGGGCCCGGCGAGGATGCGCGAGAAGTCCGCGACGAGGAGCCCGTCCAGTGGCCCCGAGCGTTGCTCCCCCATGACCCGATCACCCCTCCTCGACCGCTAGGCGGACAAGCGTCCGCCGCTTCGCCAGTCTTGCCGCCCGCCGTGCCGCTGTCAACGGCCGCACGCTGGCAATACGCTGGACACCTCGCCTGACCGAAATGCCCGGCAAGGGGCTAGTATGGCCGGTACCGAAACACGTTCTTGACATGCCTCGTGGCCCGGAACACACTTGCGCCAATCGGCTCGCCGACCGCTGAGCGGACATCCGTCCGCAGGATGGGCGGGCCCCGACCCGGGAAGGGGTGGTGGCCGCGATGAGCGCAGGCGACCCGATGGCGCACGGCCGGCCGGTGGTGTTCCGCAACGGGCTGGTGCTGACCATGGACGACCGGCACACGGTGCTGCCGGACGCCGACGTCCTCGTCGTCGGCAGCCGCATCGCGGCCGTGGGCGTCGGCCTCGAAGCACCCGCCGACGCGGTAGAGATCGACGCCACCGGCGGGATCCTCATGCCCGGGATGATCGACACGCACCGGCACATGTGGCAGACGGCCATGCGCGGCTACGGCGCCGACTGGACCCTCACCCAGTACTTCGTCTGGTACTACCTGGACCACGGCCGGCTGTTCCGCCCCGAGGACGTGCACGCCGGCAACGTGCTCGCCGCCCTGGAGGCGATCGACGCCGGGGTCACCACCACCGTCGACTGGTCGCACGGCCTGCGCACCGTCGAGCACGCCGACGCGGCGGCCGACGCCCTCGAATCCGTGCCCGGCCGGTTCGTCCTCGCCTACGGCAACATCCAGCAGGGCCCCTGGGAGTGGGCCACCAGCACCGAGTTCCGCGACTTCCACCGCCGCCGCATCGACGGGGGCCGCCTCGGCTTCCAGCTCGCCTTCGACGTCACCGGCGACCCGTCGTTCCCCGAGAAGGCCGCCTTCGAGGTCGCCCGGGAGCTGGACGTGCCGGTGACCACCCACGCCGGGGTGTGGGGCGCCACCAACGACGACGGCATCCGGCTCATGCACGAGCACGGCTTCATGACGCCGTCCACGGTCTACGTGCACGCGGCGACGCTGAACCCCGACTCGTACCACCGCATCGCCGCCACCGGCGGCTCCGTGTCGGTCTCCACCGAGAGCGAGCAGAGCGCCGGCCAGGGCTACCCGCCCACCTGGGCGCTGCGCCGGCACGGCATCGGCGTGTCGCTGTCGATGGACACCAGCGTCTGGTGGAGCGGGGACCTCTTCTCGGCCATGCGCGCCACCCTCGGCGCGGACCGCGCCCGGGAGCACCTCGACGCGCACGCCCGCCAGGAGACCGTCACCCACGCCCACCTGCGCGCCGAGCACGTCGTCGACTGGGCCACCCGGGGCGGCAGCCGCGCGCTCGGCATGGACTCGCAGGTGGGCAGCCTCCAGGTTGGCCGCAGGGCCGACGTGGTGCTGCTCAAGAACGACGCCTCGCCGGTGATGTTCCCGCTGCTCAACCCGTACGGGCACGTGGCCTTCCAGGCGCAGCGCGGCGACGTGCACACCGTGCTGGTCGACGGCCGGGTGGTCAAGCACGAGCACCGGCTGGTCGGGGTGGACCTGGCCGCCGCGCGGCGCGGGGTCGAGGCGACGGTGTCGTACCTGATGGACGCCATGGGCGAGGAGGCGTGGCGCACGGGCATGAACCCCGACATCCCGGCCACCGCGGTGCTCGACAACCCGTACACGTACACCGAGTGGGACGCCGGCTCGGCCCAGTGGAAGCATTAGCCTGCCGCCCGGGTGACCGCCCGGGCGGCCGGTCGAGCACGGACGGAGGGAGCCCGATGGCACGCGAGGCGGGACCGGACTTCATCGAGGCCCTGGCCCGCGGGCTCGACGTGCTGCGCTGCTTCCGGCCGGGCCAGGCGGTGATGACGCTCAGCGAGGTCGCGGGCGTCACCGGCCTGGCCCGGCCCACCGTCCGCCGCATCCTGCTCACCCTGGAGGAGCTCGGCTACGTCCGGGTCGCCGACCGGGGCTATGCGCTCACCCCCCGGGTGTTGGAGCTCGGCATGTCCTACATCAACTCGCTGACCATGTGGGACGTCGCCCGGCCGCACATGCAGCGGCTCGTCGGGCAGACCGGCGAGTCCACCTCGATGGCCCAGCTCGACGGGGGCGACATCGTCTACGTCGCGCGGGTCGCCGTACCGAAGATCGTCACCCTGGCGGTGACCATCGGCACCCGCTTCCCCGCCCCCGCCACGTCGATGGGCAAGGTCCTGCTCGCCGCGCTCGACCCCGCCGACCTGGACCGGGCCCTGGCGGAGCCGGGCCGCTCCGGGGTCGTCTCGCGGTGGCAGCCGGACCGGGCCGAGCTGGACCGGGCGCTGCGCGACGTGCGGGCCAAGGGCTGGGCGCTCGCCGACCAGGACCTCGCCCCCGGCATCCGCTCGGTGGCCACCGGCGTCCGCAACGGCGACGGCCGCATCGTCGCCGCGCTGAACGTGACCGTGCACGCGGCGGACACCAGCGTGGAGACCCTGGTCGACGAGCACCTGCCGCGCCTGCTGCGCACCGCCGCCGACATCAGCCGCGACTGGGCGCTGCGCGACAGCGTCCCGCTCGCCGCTCCCGCCGCCGGCTGACCGGCGGTCAGCCGGCGGCGAGCGCCCGGTGCAGGCGGCGCGCCTCGGTCACCACCCGGCTCGTCCCGCCGCGCCCGGCAACCTCGGCCAGCCCCGGCACCTCGATGCGCACCCCGGTGGCCGTGGCCGTCTCGGCGGCCAGGGTCAGCAGGTCGGGCAGGCCCCGGGGCGGGGTCGCCGCGGCGAGCAGCGGCGGCAGCGCCGCGGCGAGCAGTCGCCACACGCTCAGCGGCGCGCCTGCGCCGGCCGCGTCGCGCAGCGGCTCGACGGCCCGGGTCAGCTTCACCAGCTGGCCCGCGCCCAGGTCACCCAGCCGCGCGCCCACCCCGGCGGCGTCCAGCCGGCCCGTCGCGGCCAGGCCGAGCAGGGCGTCCAGCGTGGCGACCCGGTCGACGCCGTGGCGCGCGGCGAGCCCGTAGGCCAGCGCCACGTCGACGGCGGGCCCGCCGGGGCCGCCGCACTCGGCGAGCAGGGGCAGCGCCAGCGCGCCGTCGCGCCGGTCCAGGTCGGCGGCGGCGGTCACCTGCGGCAGCACGTACGCGGCGACGACGCCGAGGTGGTGCGGCAGCACCGACGGCCACATCCGTGCCCAGGTGGCGTGGTCCGTCTCCATCGGCGGCGGGTCGACGGTCAGCAGCCCGTACGGGTCGGGGTAGCCGGCCGGGGGACGCAGCTCGACCGCGATCCGCCGGGGCGGGAGCTGGTCGTGCTGCCAGTCGTAGCCGACCTTGCGGGGGCGGCGGGCGAGCGGGACGAGCCGGGCGACCGGGTCGGGCAGCCCGCCGGCGCGCAGCCAGGCGGCCACCCGGTCGCCGGCCGGGGTGCGCAGCGCCTCCGCCTTGCCGGCGAGGGTGTCGTCGACGCCGGTGGGCAGCCGCAGCAGCGCCTGGGTGAGGTCCCACCGCCAGGGCTGGCGCTCGCCGAGCGCCGTGAGCCGTTCCAGCAGGGCCAGCGGGTCGAGCGCGCCGTTGGCCGAGGTGGGGGCGGCGAGCAGGCCGGGGTGGCCGGGCTCGCCGAGGTGGTGGCCGACCTCGGCGAGGCGGGCGCGCAGCAGGGCGTGCGGCGCCGGCACCCGGGGGTCGGTGACGGTCAGCTCGCGCGGCGGCCCCTGCGGGTCGGTGCGTCGCACGGCGGCGAGCAGCGCGGCCCACCGGCCGCGCTGCGGGGCGGCCGGGCGGGGCTCCCCGGCGGTCTCCAGCAGGTCGCTGACGAGGCCGCACAGGCAGCACGGGTCCCAGCTGTGCTCGGCGGCCCAGGCCCAGTGCCTGCGGGCGAGGACGGGGTCGAGCGCGGCGCGCAGCCGCGGGCCGTCGGTGGGGGCGAGCCGGACCAGCCCGTCGAGGATCCGGTCGAGGGGCTCGCCGCGGTGTTCGGTGCCGACGAGCGCGGCGACCTCCTCGGTGAGCTCGTCGAGGTCGGTGATCGGGGCCGGCGCGGGCGCGGGCGGCCCGGGGTGGGGCAGGTCGTCGCCGCGCGCGCCGGCGACCGCCGGACCGCCGGCCGACGCCGGTTCGGCGGCCGGGGCGGGACCGCCGGCGGCCGGGGTGGGACCGTGCCGGGCGGTCAGGGCCGCCGCCCGGTCGCGCACGTCGACGGCGGGGTGCCCCGCCGCGACGGCGATCACCTCGGCGATCTGGGCCGCGCGGTCCGGGTGCCGGCGGGCGAGCCGGTCGAGCCAGGTGAGCTGGCCGCGCACCAGCGCCTTGTCGGGGCGCAGCAGCACCTCGCGGGAGGCCGCGAGCACCGCCTCCGGCTCGGGGTCGGGCAGGGCGCGCAGGGCCTTCTGCGCCATGACGGCGACGGGCGCCGGGGCGTCGGCGAGCAGCCGCAGGTAGTCGGTGGCGCGGGCGGCGACCTCCTGCGTGCCGGGCTGGAGCTCGTCGAGCAGGACGGTGAACGCGCGCAGCGCGGCCGGGCGGTCGCCACGCAGGAGCCGGCCGAGCGCGCCGTCGAGCAGGGCGGCCCGGTCGACGACGCCCTCGGCGGCGAGCTGCGCGAGCGCGGTCGGCAGGACGTGACGCCGCCGGTTCTCCCAGTCGGTGTGGACCTCGTCGAACATCATCGGCCCGCCGAGCCCGTCGATCTCGAACAGCCGGGGCAGCAGCGCGGGCAGCAGCGGGTCGGCGCGCAGCCGGTCGACCAGCGGCACGGGCGCGCCGCGGCGGCGGTCGGGAGTGCCCAGCGATTGCACCCACAGCTCGACGAAGCGCTCCCCGGTCGGCGGCGCGGCGTCGGCGGGCAGCAACCCGGCGACGAACCGCCAGTGCCCGAGCCAGACGTCGCGGGTCAGCTTGTCGGCCATCCGGCGGGCCAGCTCGGGCAGCCAGTCGATGCCCCGCTCGACGGCGACGACGCGGACGAGCCGGGCCGCCCGGTCGCCGTCGATGGCGACGGACCGGCGGCTCAGCAGCGCGGCGGCCTGGGCGGCCGTGGGCAGGCAGCCGACCACGGCGACGGCCAGGGCGGTGCCCTTGGCGCTGCCCCAGAAGGTGGACCGGTGCGTCTTGAACCACTCGGTCAGCTCGACGCCGACGGCCCGGCGGCGCTGCTCGGGCAGCCCGGTCAGGGCCACGGCGACGAGGTCGGCCGACCCGGCGTCGACGAGGTCGAACAGGTCGCTGCTGCCGCCGGCCGCCAGCTCCCGCCGACGCCGGACCGTGGACTTCACACCGCCTCCCGCTCGCCGACGCCCGCCATCCGGGTGGCCAGCGCGTGCTTGCACGGCCCGCGCTGGCCGCGGTGCTTGGCCCACCAGGGGCAGGTGCAGGTGTACGCGTCGTCGGCGAGCCGCCGGACCCGGTAGACCTGGCCCGCGCTGCGGACGGTGGCCCCGGCGTCGTCGGGGTCGACGGCGCCGGACTCGACCAGCGCCCGCGCGCCCACCAGGCGGGGGTTGTCGCGCTCGGCCCGGCCGGCGTCGTAGGGCATCACGCGGTGGAAGTACGCCGCCTCGGCGACGTCGTAGCCGACCCGGCCGGCGGTGCCGAGCTGGGCGAGGGCGCCCCGCACCCGGGCCGCGTCGAGGCCGGCGGAGGTCGCCAGGGCGTCCACGTCGATCGTCGGGTCCCAGGCCAGCAGCGCCGAAACCAGCTCGGCGTCGTCGGCGACGTCGTCGCCGGCCAGGGCGGCCAGCGCGGCACCCTCGCCGGAGAAGCCCCGGTAGGGCTCGGGCGACAGGGTCAGCGACAGCCGCAGCGCCC
This genomic window contains:
- a CDS encoding family 43 glycosylhydrolase — encoded protein: MSRRVLLRGGLGVAATGMVAGLSSAATAGPRPGVARTDAEVYGVTTVDPLITQRADPFITRPVAGTYYFTGSVPEYDRIVVRGASTIAGLATAAESVIWRRPASGKMAGHIWAPELHRIDGRWYVYFAAGDSDNVFRIRMYVLESGLADPRDPAGWTLRGQIATEWDDFSLDATTFAHAGRRYLVWAQAEPEIAVNTSLYIAEMNTPWSIRTKPVRIATPTRAWETQGFAVNEGPAVLVRNGRVFLTFSASATDARYCMGLLTADAGANLLDNRSWVKTPDPVFATWEQTRRYGPGHNSFTVAEDGVTDVLVYHARDYRDITGDPLYDPNRHTRVQRLYWHGDGSPLFGVPVGEGGPIVRLSPADARGAFVRHWEYVLRVDSGVRELADTQFRFVPGLAGAGTESLRSVNFPDRHVRVVDGTVQIVPVVAGSPEATSASFRRVPRDGGGISLQLAGDATAYLRHDRGRLIVGPAAGNRTTFLLS
- a CDS encoding extradiol ring-cleavage dioxygenase codes for the protein MATVVAVIASTHHPFYYRASTATGADRPPFADEWVSKILAFRETLTRARPDVLVMVGSDHFHQLWLDNMPQFLVGKAPFYDANWYNEEREFGLPRMLLTGQEDLSGHILRAGLDAGFDLAFSNELRIDHSITCPIVTLRPEADLPIVPIYTNIFAPPLPQPKRFVQLGQAIREIVESWPSHLRVAIIGTGHLSLELGGPRQFGPHGPDPEFDRRAVEWIANGDLDGCLSEVTLDSLHAPGNATHGFMDFMLMMGVAGAGAKADHVDTLDLFHTMEAYFTWYPNGAPA
- the kdpF gene encoding K(+)-transporting ATPase subunit F, with translation MNAVNAVGLVLAIGLGVFLVIALLFPERF
- a CDS encoding citryl-CoA lyase, coding for MADQLSFPTSLGTSDPTTIRLLGHDLAADLMGSVGFGELAYWLVAGRRPTPGEVRVFEAVLVALADHGFTPTAIAARLTYLSAPESLQGALAAGLLGGGSRFLGVTEDCGRFLADTLSAADDAAATAAGPGDWDAIALDAVRRARADRRLVPGLGHPVHKERDPRTPVLIRIAEEEGLRGPHLRLFEAIGRVHPQVLGRTLPLNGAGVCGAALADLGLPVELLRGFALLARAAGLLGHLAEERRDPIGMDVYLAVDRNAVYQPPES
- a CDS encoding alpha-L-arabinofuranosidase C-terminal domain-containing protein yields the protein MFRPHPLLGLAAAALVATTVATAAPGLARTPAPQPEYTITVDPAAAGTPISHSLYGVFFEDINFAADGGLYAELVRNRSFEFGPADNPSYSPLTGWTPTADAGGVGVASTADDAARLHERNRTYLRLDLDNPGGGRYGVTNAGFTTGIALRAGGAYDFSVWARTDAAAGTPLTVTLHDAAGQPLAVPLTRAVRGDRWTKYTGTLKATRSTDAGRLSVRAGGTGVLRLDMVSLFPRDTFRKRPNGLRRDLAEKIAALKPGFVRFPGGCLVNTGSMYGYDAASNWPRARSYQWKDTVGPVETRATNANFWGYNQSYGLGYYEYFQFAEDIGAMPLPVVPALVTGCGQNQATADEALLQRHIADTLDLIEFANGPASSTWGRLRASMGHPRPFGLTHLAVGNEENLPDAYFANFQRFRAAIEAAHPGITVIGNSGPDDAGATFDRLWQLNRDAGVDMVDEHYYNSPAWFLQNTTRYDSYDRAGPKVFLGEYASQGNKLANSLAEAAYLTGLERNADVVRMASYAPLLANVDNVQWRPDLIWFDNDESWGSTSYQVQKLFMNNVGDRTVPSRVTGPSTAPTPITGGIGLSTWATSATYDDVRVTTPDGTVLFADDFSAGADAWTPLANRGSWSVVDGAYTQSDTGAQDTLVRAADVTASDYDLTLKARKNAGAEGFLVAFGVQDSGNFYWWNLGGWNNTQGAVEKATNGAKETLLAKPNRITTGATYDVKVQVRGTRVTLFLDGQEWASFTDDRVTRTFTQVVTRDDATGELIVKVVNAQDRPAVTRVDLGGLRVRDRARMTVITGDPGEQNTRSAEPIQPATRTVGGIAGTFTRTFAPNSVTFLRIRTK